From Pseudomonas vanderleydeniana, the proteins below share one genomic window:
- a CDS encoding amidase, producing the protein MFNPDTLTLREMAGLLRRGALSSTELLEFYLQRMAERNKAINAVIQLESIDELRRQAREADELAARGVFLGPLHGVPLTIKDVCHVRGFRMSRGLEELLGEPSERDATVVARLREAGAIILGITNVPELCMAFETENLLYGRTLNPYDAGRSAGGSSGGEAAAIAAGCSPAGLASDACGSVRIPAHFNGICGLKLTQGRVPLTGQFPNDRSGLFHLTSAFGVMGRYVDDLALLGPLISGADGQDPDTVDVPFAEGKPLNELRVALSWASSRTQASRAVKNVLQRVEACLQGVVADVSPAVPPMLDEACDILWRVFITGADAGRSWQRLFQAMGKQNSTPATAELVRRSEQVELSVDELKRDWIAIDTFRYQLAKFFSEHDLFICPVYPDVAFAHGESLADRDRYAYVFPFSLSGSPAVVIRAGHDPDSGLPIGIQLVGPHWQEERLLAVAAFLERQLERWTPVNPRGPAGR; encoded by the coding sequence ATGTTCAACCCCGATACCTTGACCCTGCGCGAGATGGCGGGCCTGCTGCGCCGTGGCGCGCTGAGCAGCACCGAGCTGCTTGAGTTCTACCTGCAACGCATGGCCGAGCGCAACAAGGCGATCAACGCCGTGATTCAGCTCGAATCCATCGATGAATTGCGGCGCCAGGCGCGGGAAGCCGATGAACTGGCGGCTCGTGGCGTTTTCCTGGGCCCGCTCCATGGCGTGCCGCTGACGATCAAGGACGTCTGCCATGTGCGGGGTTTTCGCATGTCGCGTGGCCTGGAGGAATTGCTGGGGGAGCCGAGTGAGCGGGACGCCACGGTGGTCGCGCGGCTACGTGAGGCCGGCGCGATCATTCTCGGCATCACCAACGTCCCCGAGCTGTGCATGGCGTTCGAGACCGAGAACCTGCTTTATGGTCGCACCCTCAATCCCTACGACGCCGGACGTTCGGCCGGTGGCAGCAGCGGCGGTGAGGCGGCTGCGATTGCCGCGGGTTGTTCACCGGCCGGGCTGGCCTCGGACGCCTGCGGCAGCGTGCGTATTCCGGCGCACTTCAACGGCATCTGCGGGCTCAAGCTGACCCAGGGCCGGGTGCCGTTGACCGGGCAGTTTCCCAACGACCGTTCCGGGCTGTTCCACCTGACTTCGGCGTTTGGCGTGATGGGCCGCTACGTCGACGACCTGGCATTGCTCGGGCCGTTGATCAGCGGGGCCGACGGCCAGGACCCGGATACGGTCGATGTGCCGTTCGCCGAAGGCAAGCCCTTGAACGAGCTGCGGGTGGCGCTGTCCTGGGCGTCCAGCCGGACGCAGGCCAGCCGTGCGGTGAAAAACGTGCTGCAGCGTGTCGAGGCGTGCCTGCAGGGGGTGGTGGCGGACGTGAGCCCGGCGGTTCCACCGATGCTCGATGAGGCTTGCGATATCCTCTGGCGGGTATTCATCACCGGGGCGGATGCCGGGCGTAGCTGGCAGCGCCTGTTCCAGGCGATGGGCAAGCAGAACTCCACGCCGGCCACCGCCGAGCTGGTTCGACGCAGCGAACAGGTGGAGCTGAGCGTGGATGAGCTCAAGCGCGACTGGATTGCCATCGATACCTTCCGCTATCAGTTGGCGAAGTTCTTCAGTGAGCATGACCTGTTCATCTGCCCGGTGTACCCGGACGTGGCCTTCGCCCATGGCGAATCGCTGGCCGACCGCGACCGTTATGCCTATGTGTTCCCGTTCAGCCTGTCGGGTTCGCCGGCGGTGGTCATCCGTGCCGGCCATGACCCGGACAGCGGTTTGCCGATCGGTATCCAGCTGGTCGGGCCACACTGGCAGGAGGAACGTCTGCTCGCCGTTGCGGCATTCCTCGAACGCCAGTTGGAACGCTGGACCCCGGTGAATCCCCGAGGCCCGGCGGGTCGCTGA
- a CDS encoding aspartate aminotransferase family protein, whose protein sequence is MSSTLSHEQLLDDCQRHWSASAAKLYRLGKTSVEQHTDGIYVTDHAGKRFIDCACSYGVFIVGHRNPLVREQVQNQLNRLAWVPEGRVHPLQHALSERLRDLVPGEWGDVQYMVSGAEAIEQSLRYVLKVQRNRRGIVVMGDSYHGKTLAAMSILGQQQHHRSYGTHADQVTYVPYGDFAALQKAVGEGVCAVYVEPILGGAHLQVPPVGYMANIRALCDATDTLLVADEIQTGFGRCGKWFAVQYDEVVPDIMILSKGLTGGYTSFACALYSQRLSQQFPLLEIEPDQRTQGGHPVACASALAAIDYIEEHDLVERSRVNGGLLRHGLQRLAERYPDIVEDVPGVGLMTGLRLRGSVYEALMSMELGKRGIHAGHSMNEKARRPVLRFYPPLNITPEALRHVLTMTEEALEAIARRPKLGVKAFSLVVRNMYQIPNKLLRSKAEA, encoded by the coding sequence ATGTCCTCAACTCTGTCGCATGAGCAACTGCTGGACGATTGCCAGCGCCATTGGAGTGCTTCGGCCGCCAAGCTCTATCGTCTGGGCAAGACCAGCGTCGAGCAGCACACCGATGGCATCTATGTCACCGACCACGCGGGCAAGCGCTTCATCGACTGCGCCTGCAGCTATGGCGTGTTCATCGTTGGCCATCGCAACCCGCTGGTGCGCGAGCAGGTACAGAACCAGCTCAACCGCCTGGCCTGGGTCCCGGAAGGGCGCGTTCACCCTCTGCAGCATGCGTTGTCCGAGCGTCTGCGCGATCTGGTGCCGGGTGAGTGGGGTGATGTGCAGTACATGGTGTCGGGCGCCGAGGCCATCGAGCAGAGCCTGCGTTATGTGCTCAAGGTGCAACGCAACCGACGCGGCATCGTGGTGATGGGCGATTCCTATCATGGCAAGACGCTGGCGGCAATGAGCATCCTGGGCCAGCAACAGCACCATCGCAGCTATGGCACTCACGCCGACCAGGTGACCTATGTGCCCTATGGCGACTTCGCCGCCCTGCAGAAGGCCGTGGGCGAGGGGGTGTGCGCCGTGTATGTCGAACCGATTCTCGGTGGGGCCCACCTGCAGGTACCGCCGGTGGGCTACATGGCCAACATTCGCGCCTTGTGCGATGCCACCGATACCCTGCTGGTGGCCGACGAAATCCAGACCGGTTTCGGTCGCTGCGGCAAATGGTTTGCCGTGCAGTACGACGAGGTGGTACCGGACATCATGATCCTGTCCAAGGGCCTGACCGGCGGCTACACCTCGTTTGCCTGCGCCCTGTACAGCCAGCGGCTGAGCCAGCAGTTCCCACTGCTCGAAATCGAGCCCGACCAGCGCACCCAAGGCGGCCACCCCGTGGCCTGCGCGTCGGCGCTGGCGGCCATCGACTACATCGAGGAGCATGACCTGGTCGAGCGCTCGCGGGTCAACGGCGGTCTGTTGCGCCATGGCCTGCAACGGCTGGCCGAACGTTATCCGGACATCGTCGAGGACGTGCCGGGCGTCGGCCTGATGACCGGCTTGCGCCTGCGTGGCTCGGTGTACGAGGCCCTGATGAGCATGGAACTGGGCAAGCGCGGTATTCACGCCGGGCATTCGATGAATGAAAAGGCCCGGCGTCCGGTGCTGCGTTTCTATCCGCCGCTGAACATCACGCCCGAGGCGCTGCGTCACGTGCTGACCATGACCGAGGAGGCCCTGGAGGCCATCGCCCGGCGCCCCAAACTGGGGGTCAAGGCCTTCTCCCTGGTGGTGCGCAACATGTACCAGATCCCCAACAAGCTGCTGCGCAGCAAGGCAGAGGCTTGA
- a CDS encoding aminotransferase class III-fold pyridoxal phosphate-dependent enzyme, translating into MKNNDKQIITGQYETYTDGAGRRIVDLSGGFGFQVPQVIEAVSRQAGIMGLSNRVLMSEPLIGLCRTLAGLLPAPLVSSYVCSSGDEAFEGALKLCKGLKPKGNTIVFVQGGDYGSLSYGRCLGASSDYQEIQSFLGFKKVAIRQVADLDQVDWADCFAVCHTSTVIDDSGRLRLIEQALLDQLQARASKVSAPVIAVDVQTCLGSLGKLFGFQHYQNTPDIVVLGGALGGGAIPIGTYTCSEEMAYQVYGRSSPAKHGSTTAGNPMACVAALTALDYVRQHECARQCLDNGRSLAQVLAPLGAVAHGGWVGLPLPGDLSPAELCQILYERGVYVTAPRGRELILRCPVTARPEPIQRAAQTIKETLSHVLNSVA; encoded by the coding sequence ATGAAAAACAATGACAAACAGATCATCACCGGCCAATACGAGACCTACACCGATGGCGCCGGCCGCAGGATCGTCGACCTGAGCGGCGGTTTCGGTTTCCAGGTGCCCCAGGTGATCGAGGCGGTCAGCCGCCAGGCGGGCATCATGGGCCTGTCCAACCGCGTGCTGATGTCCGAGCCGCTGATCGGGCTGTGCCGAACCCTGGCCGGACTGCTGCCTGCGCCGCTGGTCAGCTCCTACGTGTGCAGTTCCGGGGATGAGGCGTTCGAAGGCGCGTTGAAGTTGTGCAAGGGCCTCAAGCCCAAGGGCAACACCATCGTCTTCGTCCAGGGGGGCGATTATGGTTCGTTGAGTTACGGACGTTGCCTCGGCGCCTCGTCCGATTACCAGGAGATCCAGAGCTTCCTGGGGTTCAAGAAGGTGGCGATCCGTCAGGTCGCCGACCTGGACCAGGTGGACTGGGCCGACTGCTTCGCGGTCTGCCACACCAGCACGGTGATCGATGACAGTGGTCGCCTGCGCCTGATCGAACAGGCGCTGCTCGATCAGTTGCAGGCCCGTGCCAGCAAGGTATCGGCCCCGGTCATCGCTGTTGACGTGCAGACCTGCCTGGGCAGCCTGGGCAAGCTGTTCGGCTTTCAGCACTACCAGAACACCCCGGATATCGTGGTGCTGGGCGGGGCACTGGGTGGCGGGGCCATTCCCATTGGCACCTACACCTGCAGCGAAGAGATGGCCTACCAGGTCTACGGTCGCAGCAGCCCGGCGAAACACGGCAGTACCACGGCCGGCAATCCGATGGCCTGCGTGGCGGCGCTGACCGCGCTTGACTACGTGCGTCAGCATGAGTGCGCCAGGCAGTGCCTGGACAACGGTCGGTCGTTGGCCCAGGTGCTGGCCCCGCTGGGGGCCGTGGCACATGGCGGCTGGGTCGGCCTGCCGCTGCCGGGCGACCTGAGCCCGGCCGAGTTGTGCCAGATCCTCTACGAACGCGGTGTCTACGTCACCGCGCCACGCGGCCGTGAGCTGATCCTGCGTTGCCCGGTCACCGCCCGTCCCGAACCCATCCAGCGTGCCGCCCAGACCATCAAGGAGACTCTCAGCCATGTCCTCAACTCTGTCGCATGA
- a CDS encoding TauD/TfdA family dioxygenase, with the protein MNSPAYHSESPAVSIIEPRHFDSLGKPELYELLGHYGVVLFRNCIHSAEDFSAFVRKNSSRLSLDPARVMVGGAAQLVDAGRDAVGLHCENGNSPFWPDITWFYCQEAPRKGSQTTLCDGEKVLTKLSSECRRFFEENPIRYSRTVAGDKWRRLVCHYSSTLSDPSAVVIDDLLQIVGGDPGTQIDFNPADDSIHYAFSTPAILVSEFSQRPAFANSILGPSFNYEAPVIDTVSGQPIPVEFLAEIAAVTAQETYPVGWRDHDMVMIDNRRVMHGREAIVDDRRRIFNALSYR; encoded by the coding sequence ATGAACTCGCCTGCCTATCACTCTGAAAGTCCAGCGGTCTCCATCATCGAGCCACGTCACTTCGACAGCCTGGGCAAACCTGAACTGTACGAACTGCTGGGTCATTATGGCGTCGTGCTGTTTCGCAATTGCATTCACAGCGCTGAAGACTTCAGCGCCTTTGTCCGCAAGAACAGCTCGCGGCTGAGCCTGGACCCGGCACGGGTGATGGTCGGTGGCGCCGCACAACTGGTGGATGCCGGGCGCGATGCGGTCGGCCTGCACTGCGAAAATGGCAACTCGCCATTTTGGCCGGACATCACCTGGTTCTACTGCCAGGAAGCGCCGCGCAAGGGATCGCAAACCACCTTGTGCGACGGAGAAAAGGTCCTGACGAAACTGTCGTCCGAGTGCCGCCGGTTCTTCGAAGAGAACCCGATCCGCTACAGCCGCACCGTGGCCGGGGACAAGTGGCGTCGGCTGGTTTGCCACTATTCGTCGACGCTCTCGGACCCATCGGCGGTGGTGATCGACGACCTGTTGCAGATCGTCGGCGGCGATCCAGGCACGCAGATCGACTTCAACCCGGCGGATGACTCGATCCATTACGCCTTCAGCACGCCGGCGATCCTGGTCTCCGAATTCAGCCAGCGCCCGGCTTTTGCCAACAGCATCCTCGGTCCGTCCTTCAACTACGAAGCGCCGGTCATCGACACCGTGTCCGGCCAGCCGATTCCGGTGGAGTTCCTGGCCGAAATCGCGGCCGTGACCGCCCAGGAAACCTATCCGGTCGGCTGGCGTGACCACGACATGGTGATGATCGACAACCGCCGGGTCATGCATGGCCGCGAAGCGATCGTCGATGACCGTCGACGCATCTTCAATGCCCTGAGCTACCGTTGA
- a CDS encoding AMP-binding protein — protein MSGSFIAELRQALQANRDAICAVDCAASGPEQGNTLTYGQLEHRALSLAAELQRRFSAGTAGERVVLGIVTRNSSDWLVADLACLFAGVTALPLPLAFSQSQAEHLAARCDGFLVDQAGLRTLSERWRLDFPEERLRRIDVPAMEPALLGTPDEGEWICKIIHTSGTTSRPKGVRLGTAAVGAVLTSLRQGMPAGAHRRYLSLVPLSLLLEQVTAAYLPLLAGGTVFFLPEEEPLLGEPGASPQSLVDWLLRVEPTAMTVPPVMLNRFYEQLARGDEQGERLSRYLHSGVHITCGGAAVSVDILKALAEDGIPVFQGYGLSENASVVSMNTARHQRLGSVGKPLAHVQVRIGADQTIEVKSSSLFSGYSGLDPSACSMSEDGWMDTGDLGELDADGYLYVHGRKKNVICLPNGRNVSPEQVELEYREFPGVRDAAVFFDEQHGLVALLCVEALPDRTELANWSGRRFSDIERPSRLWLLTKDDPLLEQLYTVTGRPKRADIATVFSTLQGNATNELACLSL, from the coding sequence ATGAGTGGTTCATTCATTGCCGAGTTGCGGCAGGCGTTGCAAGCCAACCGTGACGCCATCTGCGCGGTCGATTGTGCGGCGAGCGGCCCGGAGCAGGGCAACACCCTGACTTATGGTCAGTTGGAGCATCGGGCCCTGAGCCTGGCCGCCGAGTTGCAACGGCGTTTCAGCGCGGGCACCGCCGGCGAGCGCGTGGTACTGGGCATCGTGACACGCAACAGCAGCGATTGGCTGGTGGCCGACCTGGCCTGCCTGTTCGCCGGGGTGACGGCCTTGCCCTTGCCACTGGCGTTCAGCCAATCCCAGGCCGAACACCTGGCCGCCCGCTGTGATGGTTTCCTGGTCGACCAGGCCGGCCTGCGTACCCTGAGCGAACGCTGGCGGCTGGACTTCCCCGAGGAGCGCCTGCGCCGTATCGATGTGCCGGCCATGGAGCCGGCGTTGCTCGGTACACCGGACGAAGGCGAGTGGATCTGCAAGATCATCCATACCTCGGGCACGACCAGCCGACCCAAGGGCGTACGGCTGGGCACCGCAGCGGTAGGCGCGGTATTGACCTCCCTGCGCCAGGGCATGCCGGCAGGTGCCCACCGCCGCTACCTGTCGCTGGTGCCGCTGAGCCTGCTGCTCGAACAGGTGACTGCGGCGTATCTGCCGCTGCTGGCCGGCGGCACGGTGTTCTTCCTGCCCGAAGAGGAGCCCCTGCTGGGCGAGCCGGGTGCTTCGCCACAAAGCCTGGTCGACTGGCTGCTGCGCGTCGAGCCGACGGCGATGACGGTGCCACCGGTGATGCTCAACCGTTTTTACGAACAACTGGCCCGGGGCGACGAGCAGGGGGAGCGGCTTTCACGCTACCTGCATAGCGGGGTGCATATCACCTGCGGCGGTGCGGCGGTGAGCGTGGACATCCTCAAGGCGCTGGCCGAGGACGGTATCCCGGTGTTCCAGGGCTATGGACTGTCCGAGAACGCCTCGGTGGTGAGCATGAACACGGCTCGACACCAGCGCCTGGGCAGTGTCGGCAAACCCCTGGCACATGTGCAGGTGCGTATCGGCGCCGACCAGACCATCGAGGTCAAGAGCAGCTCGCTGTTCAGTGGCTATTCGGGGCTGGACCCCAGCGCCTGCTCGATGTCCGAGGATGGCTGGATGGATACCGGCGACCTGGGCGAGCTGGATGCCGATGGCTACCTGTATGTCCACGGGCGCAAGAAAAACGTGATTTGCCTGCCCAACGGCCGCAACGTCAGCCCGGAGCAGGTCGAGCTGGAGTACCGCGAATTTCCGGGGGTGCGTGACGCCGCCGTGTTCTTCGACGAGCAGCATGGCCTGGTAGCCCTGCTCTGCGTCGAGGCGCTGCCGGATCGCACCGAGCTGGCCAACTGGTCCGGTCGGCGTTTCTCCGACATCGAGCGGCCCAGTCGCCTGTGGCTGCTGACCAAGGACGATCCGTTGCTCGAGCAACTCTATACCGTGACCGGCCGCCCGAAGCGCGCCGATATCGCCACCGTTTTCTCCACTCTGCAAGGGAATGCAACCAATGAACTCGCCTGCCTATCACTCTGA
- a CDS encoding thermostable hemolysin, with translation MLVRVTENQTPLWLQATQVVKEKFRSSYKANVEPNPQYFALTQDADERILSCAGITFADHRTLFSEQYLSEPVETILSRRFDKNIDRANIAEIGNLISHHMTAGIIMVNMIPLLAWCMGAHYLLCTVTPRVREMMESCQIVFEPLLDADPDRLANDSGQSWGSYYSKQPVTGFIRVDPQRSRFAAMTLNTLFSQLPTDLPARAQP, from the coding sequence ATGTTGGTACGTGTCACGGAAAATCAGACACCCTTGTGGTTACAGGCGACGCAAGTTGTGAAAGAAAAATTTCGCAGCTCTTATAAAGCCAACGTGGAGCCCAACCCGCAATACTTTGCTCTAACGCAGGACGCCGACGAGCGGATTCTTTCTTGCGCCGGTATAACTTTTGCCGATCATCGAACGTTGTTCTCCGAGCAATACCTGTCGGAGCCGGTGGAGACGATTCTGTCGCGCCGTTTCGACAAGAACATCGATCGCGCGAACATCGCCGAGATTGGCAACCTGATCTCCCATCACATGACGGCGGGCATCATCATGGTCAACATGATCCCGCTGCTGGCCTGGTGTATGGGTGCCCACTACCTGCTGTGCACCGTTACACCGCGGGTTCGGGAGATGATGGAGAGCTGCCAGATCGTGTTCGAGCCGCTGCTTGACGCCGATCCGGATCGCCTGGCCAACGACAGCGGTCAGAGTTGGGGCAGCTACTACTCCAAGCAACCCGTCACCGGTTTCATCCGCGTCGACCCCCAGCGCTCGCGCTTCGCGGCCATGACCCTGAACACGCTGTTCAGCCAGCTTCCGACCGACCTGCCAGCGAGGGCCCAGCCATGA
- a CDS encoding LysR family transcriptional regulator, with product MLNSNLLRKLDMQDLVVFVAIYEQSSVTEVSETLCVSQSTVSYCLKKLRTSFEDELFIHTRNAMWPTSKATSMYSHVTNIIKSINLCHSETKPFDPAKKEIVFNICAPEYFELLILPTLLKSFIKSSFPVIINVHKFHKDIPVEKLSDGRFDLVICSGPNFHPDAKSFKSKILLDDDLVCVVDKSFAPAGNKFNLESFVARQHIFPTPWMSDTNMVDGWLGKQGYIRQIVARANSYVAALEMINGTDLILTLPRRIQMLICNEAKFALCKPPAGLPSFTMDMLWDRKAGQNSANAWLREQIAKVCA from the coding sequence ATGCTCAATAGCAATTTGCTTAGAAAGCTGGACATGCAGGACCTGGTGGTATTCGTCGCGATATATGAGCAGAGCAGCGTCACCGAGGTATCCGAAACCCTTTGCGTCAGCCAGTCCACCGTCAGCTACTGCCTGAAGAAGCTGCGGACCAGCTTCGAGGACGAGCTGTTCATCCACACCCGCAATGCCATGTGGCCCACCAGCAAGGCCACCAGCATGTACAGCCATGTCACCAATATCATCAAGAGCATCAATCTCTGTCACTCCGAAACCAAGCCCTTCGACCCGGCGAAAAAAGAGATAGTCTTCAATATCTGTGCTCCTGAATACTTTGAGCTACTGATTCTCCCGACACTTCTTAAAAGTTTTATCAAAAGCAGTTTTCCAGTCATTATCAATGTTCATAAGTTTCACAAGGACATCCCTGTAGAGAAACTCTCGGACGGCCGCTTCGACCTGGTTATCTGTTCCGGCCCAAACTTCCACCCCGACGCCAAAAGTTTCAAATCCAAGATACTGCTGGATGATGATCTGGTCTGCGTGGTCGACAAGAGCTTTGCGCCAGCTGGGAACAAGTTTAATCTCGAAAGTTTCGTCGCCCGCCAGCATATATTCCCAACGCCCTGGATGTCGGATACCAACATGGTCGACGGCTGGCTTGGCAAACAAGGTTATATCCGGCAGATCGTTGCCCGGGCCAACAGTTATGTAGCGGCACTGGAGATGATCAATGGAACGGACCTGATCCTGACTCTGCCACGGCGCATCCAGATGCTGATCTGCAATGAAGCGAAATTCGCTCTCTGCAAGCCACCGGCGGGCCTTCCCAGCTTCACCATGGACATGCTCTGGGACCGCAAGGCCGGCCAGAACAGCGCCAATGCCTGGCTGCGCGAGCAGATCGCCAAGGTGTGCGCCTGA
- a CDS encoding apolipoprotein A1/A4/E family protein, protein MQNLVSRSTLIRTEKHLTQRIAELGHSLRGSIMELQTSVRQQGEQIAVLTRTVSTQRTELRAEIREQGNQLRALIDQQRIELRSEIKDQGHELRASLQEQGSEFRLALEKQGSEFHLALEKRGNELRTDMEKQGNELRTAMAKQGSELRAAMEKQGNELRTAMEKQGNELRTAMEKQGSELRAAMENQSNELRAAIKDQGYTLKTSITELKMDTESRFKLVYWQLGIIFAVLMLPLGRLAFDMVFGK, encoded by the coding sequence ATGCAAAACCTCGTATCCCGATCCACCCTGATCCGCACCGAGAAGCATCTGACTCAAAGGATTGCCGAGCTGGGACATAGCTTGCGCGGCTCGATCATGGAGCTGCAGACCTCGGTCAGACAGCAGGGTGAACAGATTGCCGTGCTGACCAGGACCGTCTCCACGCAGCGTACTGAACTGCGAGCGGAAATCAGGGAGCAAGGCAATCAATTACGAGCGCTGATCGACCAACAGCGCATCGAGCTGCGCTCTGAAATCAAGGACCAGGGCCACGAGCTGCGAGCATCGCTGCAGGAGCAAGGTAGTGAGTTTCGGCTTGCCCTGGAAAAACAAGGCAGTGAGTTTCACCTTGCATTGGAGAAGCGAGGCAATGAGCTGCGTACAGACATGGAGAAGCAAGGCAATGAACTGCGCACAGCAATGGCGAAGCAAGGCAGTGAACTGCGTGCAGCCATGGAGAAGCAAGGCAATGAACTGCGCACAGCCATGGAGAAGCAAGGCAATGAACTGCGCACAGCCATGGAGAAGCAAGGCAGTGAACTGCGTGCAGCCATGGAGAACCAGAGCAATGAGCTGCGCGCAGCCATCAAGGACCAGGGATACACGCTGAAGACATCGATCACTGAACTGAAGATGGATACCGAGTCGAGATTCAAACTCGTGTACTGGCAGCTCGGGATCATCTTTGCGGTCCTGATGCTTCCGCTGGGCCGGTTGGCCTTCGACATGGTTTTTGGAAAATAG